The following DNA comes from Musa acuminata AAA Group cultivar baxijiao chromosome BXJ1-4, Cavendish_Baxijiao_AAA, whole genome shotgun sequence.
ttgcttatgctttggtgaattcacaaaatcatcacaagcttgatgaaaaatctaaaaaatacattttaattggttattctttacaatcaaaagtatatcgattatataaccctgttagtggcaaagttattattaacagaaatgttatgtttgatgaaagggcaagttagaATTTAGAGACCAATAAAGAtggaacacaaatgcagattccagtaGAACTAGAAATttcaaatttataactcaacatttgctttgtttatttcagatccaacaacttttgaggaagcggttaaaaaagaggaatggagaaaagtagtgaaggaggaaatcaaagtcaactgagaagaatgaaacttgggagctaatggatctaccgaaagaaaagaaacctaTTGGGTTAAAAtaggtgttcaaaacaaagtttaaatgtaaattatttggtttcacagatagtgattgggcaggagctttagatgatcgaaagagtacttcaggcaatgtttttagcctcggatcaggagctatatcttggagttctaaaaagtaAACAACAATTACGTTGTCGACAtcggaagcagaatatgtagccgcaacatcagcagcttgtcaagcaatatggcttagaagacttcttgaagatcttcatcaaagaacaaaaagaagcaacgaaaatattttgtgacaataaagccacaattgcaatgacgaagaatccaacatttcatggaagaacgaagcatatagagatacgctatcatttcatccgagatcttATAGCAAGTGGAGATATAACAATAAAGCATTGTGGAACAGATGAACAAGTTGCGAATATCTTCACCAAGTCGCTTCCAattcaaaagcatgtttattttatgtcgcaaatCGGTGtctgcaactatgaatcaagggggagtattgagatttgattcaaaagttatttctctaaatagttatcatgatttagtggttgcaggatgatttcaataaccacctcaatcatgatctaatagttataaggtgatttcaataactacctcaatcatgatctagtagttatagggtggttatcACTAGGTCATATAAAtatgaccatagttcatgaagcaaggatatagagagtgtgtgcacttggaaaaatcttgtaagtgttcttgtaaatcctcctgtttttaaatactacatcagttttcttgaatcgaaaggattcttttacttgcatcgtagtattctattttttccttgctcctccatccccaacaagaGAACCCATCTATTCCACCATGGTGGGCTCAGCGTCGAGGGAAGGGTGATCTTCCAATCTTGCACCACCAGTTTTCGGTTCGTGAACTGGTCCATGAAGAGGGGGAAGCAGAGCAGCGGCACCTTGCACTTCGTGAACTGGTCCGTGAGGAGGGGGAAGCAGAGCAGtggcaccccacaccttctccggCGTTGTGCTTCTCTTACTCCAATGCTCCTTCTCCCCCTCAGGCGGCATTTCCCTAGTCGAAACTACTCTCCCTAACTTTGATGTTGGCCATCGGACGCACCTTGACGTTGTCAATCTCTCATATTGCTCACTGATCTACAACACAACAAATCTAGTCAATCCTTAGAATTTGACCACCAAACTTGATTGCAAGCTGTAATATGCACTAATTGCAGCCTGCGTCGCCTATTGCAGACTACTGCCTCGCTATCAACTGCCACAATATTGCCACATATGTCCTTATCATCTACATCTAATGCTCCGATTACTGTTCTCGTAGGAAACCATAATATTTTTTCCTCTACAGGTCTTATTTCCATCAATGTTGCAATGCTTATTCTCTTCAAGTTATCTAAAGGTGGCAACTATACATCCTAgcgtgctcaattttctaatatcCTACTTGGCTATGATCTATTAGGTTACGTCGATGGCTCTCTCCGTTGTCCACcagcgatgctcaacatcccaggaGCACCCAGCCCGGTACCAAATCCAAACTACAAACTGTGGTtatgtcaagatcgtctcatccttcaaTCAATTCAAACTTCTGTCGCTAgatcccttgccccactcatATCTTCATGTGACATTGCTACTGAAGCCTAGTGcaagctgcaaatcaccttagcaaATCGTTCGCATACTCGCctgcttagtctcctatctagTCTCATGCAAataaaataagagggaagtactattgctgactaTCTacgaaatatcaaagttatcattgatAACTTGGCCCTGATAGATCATAATCTTAGTGATGAAAAAGTCATTATCCACACACTTACTAGCCTCAGGGATGAGTATAAGGAACTAGCAGTAGTGATATGGGCACGCAACTCACtgatatcatttgaagaactctatgataaaTTGACTGACTAtaagatatatctcaagcgtgaAGACAAATTGTCGGGTCCacccatcacagctcaagtcagtaaaAAATCACAGAAGAAGAGCAACCGGTCCAACAAAATCTTCAATAAAGTTTTGGCCAACATTCCTCTTGAATTTGTGAGCTCTAACCAAACCTCCCCCCATCCACCTCATCAGCATTTCAATCGTAATCATCAAGGTAGCCACTATAATTATCCTCAGTCCTGGCATCCtgatcatataaatcaacaaagagttgtcTGCTAGTTGTGTGATAAAGATGGCCACTCTACAAAGGTCTATAGaactcgacccagacttcctccTCCATCACATTGGCCTTATGCAAATCTTACAACTACTCCGAACACTAGCAAccaaaattggattgtggactctggcgcctctcatcacattaCCTCTAATCTATAAAACTTGTCTGTCCACAATAACTATGGTGGAAATGAAGACATTATCATCGGTGATAATAACGGACTCCCCATTATTCATATTAGTTCCACAATGCTCAATTCATATAGCACAACCTTTacgctcgatgatgttttgtgtgcaccccacatcaaacgaaatctcatttctatttctcaattttgcaaacaaaataatacctccattgaattctttcctaactcctttcttgttaaggacttgagcacgggggcattctTGGTCCGAGGCTAGAGTAAAGATAACATTTACGCGTGGCCGTCAGTTCCACAAATCACCCAGCCTACTGCCTACTCTTCTATCGTAGCTCcaactgatgtgtggcatcgatgtcttggtcatcccttattctttatccagcaaaaattactttcccgTTATTCTTTTCCTATGCTTCACACCAATGATATTCTAACACATTATGATacttgtttaagtaataaaagtcatagactctcCTTTAGAATATCCTTAATATCCTACTCTAAACCCTTTAAGGTTATTAACAccgatgtttggggccctgctccaatcacttcctttgataagttcagattttatgttattcTTGTAGACTCTTTCACTAACTATacatggttataccctcttcaccataaatccgAAGTTTTAACAATCTTTATCAACTTTCGAAGATTGGTCGAAAACTTCTTTTGGTCTAAAATTAAAactgtttactctgatggtggtggcGAATATCAAGACCTCATATCTTgcctctctgcttgtggtatacaacacctcaagtcacctcccTATACTCCTCAACTCGTTGGCTCTACTGAACGCAaatatcgacatatagttgaaactgatcTCACACTCTTACACCAAGCCTCTATACCAAATTTTTGGACTTAGCATTTCAAGCTACCatctacctcattaatcgtatgctcactccagtcctcGAGTACGAGtcatcatttaaaaaattatttcacaaatcttaaaaccttcaaaaactcaaagtgtttGGATGTTTATGTTATATATGACtccgtccctatgcctcacataagttaAACTCAAAATCTAAGCCTTGCGTTTTCATTGGatatactctcttgaacataatgcctttCAATGTTACGATGCCTCAATCTCAAAAAGTTTTTATGtcccgtcatgttatttttatcgAAACCACGTTTCCGTTTCAAAACCCTGAGTCTCCTACTATGCGACCTActccattttatatatatatatatatatatatatatatatatatatatatatatatatatatatatatatatatattactggaGTATGCCATCAATCCCGTCAATCGAGTCTCTTATAGTACCATCCAGTCCTTCTCATGATCCATACTCTCTCCCTCTCCCGGTTCAACAGCACCTCACCCCCACCATTGCgcctcttccttcttcacaaggtTCCCCTACAACTGAAGACATTCCCTCAGAAACACAACCACTATCTTTGTCCTCTCCTGGGACCAATGACACTGAAGTTCCTCAACCTCCCCTAACCCATCTTAATGCCTCTTCACCACCCATACCTACAACACATCCTATAGCccctggacatccaatgacaacacgctccaaaagtggtgttTTTAAACCATGGTAAGTCCTTGACCTGTATACCATCACAACATCCTCGTTAGAGACCACTAAACCTACCAAAATTACTCAAGTCCAAAAATCTTCATACGggtgtaaagccatgtgtgaagaatatgatgccctcctccataattctataTGGACCCTTGTACACTCTTatcccacacaaaatatcatcgggtgtaagttggtctttcgaattaagcgataCCCAGATGGATCCGTTGTCAGATATAAAGTATGTATAGTggtcaaagggtttcatcaatgttTTGGTGTTGACTTCACAAAGATATTTAGTCCTActattaaacccacaacaatttaccttattctgagtttggccatctcacaaGGCTAGCATTTACGACAACTCGATGTTAACAATGCATTTTTACAGGGGAACCTAGCTGACGATGTCTTCATGCAGCAACCTcctggcttcatccaccctcgatatccaaagcatgtttataaactacaaaaaggtatttatggacttcgttaagctccaagagcttagtaCATTGAATTTGGCTCGTTTTTtgtatcaattgacttcatcaactctaagtctgatacctccCTATTTCTCCATCACCGAAGTGGTACTATAATAtatcttctggtatatgtggacgaTTTTATTATCACCAACAATAATCATATAGAAATCAAGGCATTTAGCAAATCGATTCTCTTTTAAAGATTTGGGAACATCGagctattttttgggagtggaagtaaCATACACTTCTTCAAGACTCTTTCTATCAcaacgaaagtatattcaagatctattatccaAATTAAATATGCAAGATGCAAATGTAGTTACAACACCTCTGTCTATTAGCGAGTTgctcaaattatatgatggaaGCCCTACTACAGACCTAACTaaatatcgacaagtccttggttCCTTACAGTACTGATCTCACCCGTCCAACTATCTCATTAGCTATCAAAAAATTATCTCAATTTATGCATCGACTATCTACTATATATTGGTCTGCAATCAAACGAATCTTACGATATCTTcgtgggaccctcaatcatggactTTTTTTTTCGCAAACACTCcccccttcatctccatgcctttattGATGCTGATTGAGTAAGAAATTTTGATGACAGAACATCCACGTTAGGGTATATTATCTTTCTTATACTCaatccaatcagttagagttctaagaagcaaaagacaattgtCCGTTCTACAACCGAAACTGAAAACCATGTTATAGCAACCGCTgctgtagaactcaattgggtcatgaatctaCTCAGGGAACTTGGCATCAACATcacctctactcctacaatatattgtgataatgtctgAGCCACTTACCTATACGCCAATCCAGTAtctcactcacgcatgaaacacatagccatcgatTTTCACTTTATACGAGAACAAGTTGTTAGACATCAACTATATGTTTCTCACATACATACGGCTGATAACTAgcggactcactcacgaagcctctcacccGCAAATCATTTTCATCACATCGATTCAAGAACGACATCCTTGATAGGCTGCTATCACCTCCTGGCTGCAATTGTGGTTGCATTTTTCACGTACGATCTTGCATCACAGTTTTCAGGTTTTTGAACATTGCATCTGCATGCGAGtgcgtagaagaagaagaagcaaccatTTCTAACAACTTGCCTAACCAAAGAAACACAACACCTCCTTTAGTTCTCTCCGTGAAGCAATGCACATTGCAGTCAAACCTGGTTCACATTGCAGTCAAACCTGGTTCCTAAGGATGCTGCATTTTTCGCACCCTGCTTTGTCGTCCGTGCTGCAACCGCAGAGGGGACAACCGCAAGGAACAATGTCAGGAGCCATTTTCCGAACAAGACAGTTTAGTCTAATGATGCATGCATGCGTGCATGCATTGTTTCTCTGTTAGCATGCAACCGGCCACCGGCGGACGGACGACATGGGAACCAAACTCCAAAACAGCTTTAGTAGACCCGCAGAACCACACGTGCTGTGCATGCGCGCGCGCACACAACACATGCATGCACCAGAAGGTCTCTCTCGCCACCAACAACCCATATTTTATCCGTTTCAAATGAGATCAAATCGATGCGGACCTCAGATATTTGTTGTCATCAATTGAGCCGCTTTCTGCTGTTTCTAGTGTTCTTCATACGCTGTGCAGCCGATCCGTGTGAATACATATGTTCTTCCAAAGCCAAACAACTTGAATGTATGTATGTCGTTTTAGCTAATCTTCATTACAAGTGATTGTAAGTTGGATGCTAACGACTGAAACTTCGATTTATTTAATATCTTTTAGACCCCCATTGTGACACTAAAAGTAATGGGTTTGGGTTTCTTTGTTCTCTTGTATGATgctaacaattatatatatatatatatatatatatatatatatatatatatatatatatatatatatatatatatatatatatatatatatatatatagaaagaacCCATTAGCAACTCACGTATATTGGGTGGAATATATTAACAATTATGGCATATAATTGAGGATCTCTATACATACACACCaaagtttattatgataaatatgtTATTTACAAACTTTTTAAAAGTATTTATATGTAGAAAGAACCCattaaaaaataactaaattGCTACCTCTTTCTTTCAAATCGAACCTTAATTTGGGTGTTCCTCGCCACCTTGATTTCCGTCCTGACTGGTGTAAAAAGGCGCCCGCAACTCTCTTACCAGAAAGCCATGCACTTCACCCCAATCATTTTTGGTAAGTAGACCGAACAACTCCAGTTCTTTGTTTGAGAGAAGTAATTATACTCcagtatatatatttattttttgggaATGTCGTTGGAAATTGATGTCTACATCCGATAAAGAGAACATAGAGAGGCCTCTCTGCCTTGTCTATCAATTCAAGCTTCCATATGGATCGAGACAGTGATATCAATCAAAGCGGCGGATTAATTCTGGGTACATGTAAGATATAATCTGCAAACCATCTATAACATTAACTTCATGGATCTAACGTTAATTCTCCGGTATGCTCTCGAGAGTGGGTCTCCAAAGGTCCCCGCCAGACGCAGGCTTTGCCGAGCTGAAGCTGCGGCCTTTCTCTTCTTTCAGTTCCCGCAGCATGCTTTCCACCTTTCTCCCATTGCTGCCGGCGAGCATGGATAGCAGCACGGCCGCCGCCTCCTTCGTCATCACCACCTTCACCCTCGCACCGACCTTGTTGCCGTCGTCCTCTGCTTGTGGCTGACCTCCTTTCTCAGGTTCATCCGCACGGTGGTGTAGTGGAGCCACGGCACCGTGAGGTCTGTTCTTGCTCTTACGTCTCCTGGGCTCATGAGACAAGCTCGGCAAGCAGTTGCCCATGAGTGCCGAGGGAGAAGGGAGGAGAGAGAACGCAAAAAAGCGATGAGGTGGGAGATGCGACGAGCAGCTAACAacaaatatttatatacatagagagagagagtacattgAAATTAATATAGGGGAGCAAGGGGTGGAGAGAGACTGGTTCAAACGGACAGAAAAGCCAGACAATCCTTGGGACTGGAAGGTCAGGATGAAGAGCCAATGTAGGCGGGCAGACTGCAAGCGCAGAGGCTTTTACCGTCAAGGACGACGTCAAGAATTTTGATCGCTATAGGCCAAAAGGCGATGACTTGCATCATTATTCACATGTAGGTGCAT
Coding sequences within:
- the LOC135672082 gene encoding uncharacterized protein LOC135672082, which codes for MGNCLPSLSHEPRRRKSKNRPHGAVAPLHHRADEPEKGGQPQAEDDGNKVGARVKVVMTKEAAAVLLSMLAGSNGRKVESMLRELKEEKGRSFSSAKPASGGDLWRPTLESIPEN